From the genome of Salvia splendens isolate huo1 chromosome 7, SspV2, whole genome shotgun sequence:
CTTCCCTGCCCTGCCCCAGCTCCCCGTTGCTGCGTAGATGTTCGACAGCAGCACGTAGTTGAAGTGGCCGTCCAGATCCGTTTCGCGTATGTAATCCATTACGGTCTCAGCAAGATCAATTTCACCGGAAGCTCTGCACGCGGCCAGCAGAGAACCGAACACAACCTCGTTAGCCTTCATCGGCATCGTCTCCACCACCAGCATTGCATCTCTCAGCCTCCCCGCCCGGCTGTAGAGATCCACAACGCATCCGTAGTGCTCGATTCTTGGCTTAATTTTGTGAGCTCGTGCCATTTCTGCAAAGAGTTTCAGCCCCTCCTCTACTAGGCCAGCGTGGCTGCAGGCGGTGAGAGCTCCGGTGAAGCTCACGCCGTCGGGTTCGAAACCGGATTCCTGCATCAGGTGGAAGTAACGCAGAGCTTCCTCTGCATATGCATTGCAAGCTAAGCCAACTATTATCGAGTTCCACGAAACTAGGCTTCGTTCGAGCATTGTATCGAACACTTGACGAGCGAATTCAACGCACCCGCATCTACAATACATATCGATCAATGAATTGTGAACCATAATATTATCCCTAAATTCACGCTTTGAAACAAATCGATGCATCCAGAGCCCTATTCCCAGTGTTCCTATATTAGCAACAGCATAGAGCACAGAACCAATCGTCACGAAATCAGGATCGGCACCGGCCAACTGCATCTCTTGAAACCACCCCAACGCCTCCTCGAACTTCCCCTTCTTCACGAAACCATCAATCAGCACAGTCCAAGACACAGCGTCTCGTTCCGGCATTTCGTCGAACAGCTTGACCGCATCCCCAAATTGACCACTCCTCATGTAGCCATTAATCATAGTATTCCATGAAACCTTATTCCTCATCTCCATATGATCAAATACCAATCTCGCCGATCCAATTTCCCCAATTTTCGAATACATGTCGATCAGAGCCGTCCCGACCTTCACATTAGCGACATCCAGCCCGATTTTTCGCGCGTAGCCATGAATTGAGGGACCGAGCGAGGAGCCCTGCGATGGGTGATGGGCGCAGCCGGAGAAGAGAGTGATGAAGGTGATGTGGTTTGGCTCGATTTCGGATATGCGCATACGGTTAAATAGGATTATTGCTTTCGATAAACGGCCGTTTTTGCAGTGGTGGGCTATGGATGAAGTCCATGAGGCAGTATCGGATTCGAGAGAATTGTTTGGATTAATGTTCTGGGAGCTTAGAAAGGAGCTGCGGTGGAGGTGGCGGTGGTCTGGAGAATCGGCAATCGGCGGCGATTGGCGGAGAGGCGGTGGTTTGAAGGCGGGAATGCTCATTGTTTCATAATACAGTTGAGAGTCGTTGAGAAAATATCTTTTTATAAGATAAATATTTCTATTGTTTTACTCATTATATTTATATGTTTTATTAAAAAgatatttgaattttattagttttatggGAGTGGTATAGATAATAGATTATTTACCCAATTCATCATTCAAATGAAGATTAATTAAAGCCAACATTTTAATTTAGTACGGGATACATTCTTAAAAGCAACCGTTGATTGATTTGCAACTTTAGAATGATTTATTAAATGTTATAATTATACCAATACTTTTAGATCGCCATGACACGATAGATCAGTGGTATTCCTCGCCTTTGTAAGGTCGAAAGACGAGAGTACGAATCTCAAACCtaccaaataaaattaaaaaaacaacactttttaattagattcttttttctttctttttaaagatcaataattttttttgtagctTGAGGGAAAATATAGAGTTTAAATCTAGAAAAAAAACTAATGTATTCATGCAAGAAGAAAAAACGACAAATATGTATAGACTGTCTTTATATTTCATGTGAAAAAATAATCCTTTAAAGTATCTGCAACACGGGTGTCTTATTCAAATCATACTCTATACTCTATAACTGTGACCTTCCAACGAATATTTGTTCACAACATCAACTTAAAGTTTATTGTTGGTTTTCTTTGATTACAACTGTGGTACAAAGATACACTACCcggacgtaatacaacccaaatgaagaataaagataaaagtacaataaactgaattgaaataacaaaacaataatCGAAAATGTAAACCATAAATAAGTTGTAAGCCGAGTCGCGGAGtactctttccgcaagacgagatacgccccggtagtgctctcagATTGGCGTGTCAtctccaaagataaaacggcttcgtcttgttcgttgcagcaccgcaAACATAACAAGCTCTGGCGAACTGGATgatggcgagggcagagcttcaacggaagactatgcaaagagagggagagagctaagcaaaaaaaaaaaagagggaaagAGCTATGCAAATGTTATGCTTGTGGTTGCATagagaatgcaatggatgcatgcctatttatggGCCAAGTCCACTTATTTgaattgatggagtcaacacccattatgtgtgtcatgatGACTTGATTGTAACCGCATGGGGTTACAAACCGTTACGAGCGTTACAAACCTCAACAATGGAGCATGAACCTGGACGGATGTATGTAGACACCTCTCACGTAGTTGTTCATTCCAAAAATGTATCTGGACGACTCGATCAATATGCACGCATTCAACGAAGCTTTCTCCGTATGCTCAGTTGCCACATTATTTTATCTACGTGtccaaaataatattaattaattatttaattaattacatatctCCATATATCGTGAtatactttaatatattatttctcactcaccggaatcGGCTTAGAGAAAGAGAATATACCACAATCATCTACTCGGAGCATAGAtcgattatttaattatttaaaattaaataatccgtCACTTATACGACCCGGTCAATTGCGTTGACCGGACTAAAATTCCAACATTTATAAACTCAAATTCGTTGAAAGTTCA
Proteins encoded in this window:
- the LOC121740744 gene encoding pentatricopeptide repeat-containing protein At1g05750, chloroplastic-like, which produces MSIPAFKPPPLRQSPPIADSPDHRHLHRSSFLSSQNINPNNSLESDTASWTSSIAHHCKNGRLSKAIILFNRMRISEIEPNHITFITLFSGCAHHPSQGSSLGPSIHGYARKIGLDVANVKVGTALIDMYSKIGEIGSARLVFDHMEMRNKVSWNTMINGYMRSGQFGDAVKLFDEMPERDAVSWTVLIDGFVKKGKFEEALGWFQEMQLAGADPDFVTIGSVLYAVANIGTLGIGLWMHRFVSKREFRDNIMVHNSLIDMYCRCGCVEFARQVFDTMLERSLVSWNSIIVGLACNAYAEEALRYFHLMQESGFEPDGVSFTGALTACSHAGLVEEGLKLFAEMARAHKIKPRIEHYGCVVDLYSRAGRLRDAMLVVETMPMKANEVVFGSLLAACRASGEIDLAETVMDYIRETDLDGHFNYVLLSNIYAATGSWGRAGKVRRKMKDRGLQKQPGISLIEIDCTIHEFVAGDRTHFDAENIHKILQLLSNEIRYNYEFLPI